Proteins encoded by one window of Salvia splendens isolate huo1 chromosome 7, SspV2, whole genome shotgun sequence:
- the LOC121742237 gene encoding laccase-17-like, whose product MNKLSLHFHGLPFSLTLQLMASPIPPFLFSLFIFMHLGFSVEGITRHYTFNVQLHNVTRLCKTKTILTVNGKFPGAPVVAREGDRVVINVTNHVSNNVSFHWHGIRQLLSGWADGPAYVTQCPIQTGQSYAYNFSITGQRGTLWWHAHISWLRATLHGPLIILPFKNTSYPFPKPHKEVPIIFGEWFNADTEAVISQALKTGGGPNVSDAYTINGLPGPLYNCSANETFKLRVRPGKTYLLRMINADLNDELFFKISNHTFTVVEADAVYVKPFETDIIVIAPGQTTNVLLKTKTNPSATTFYMAASPYFTGQGTFDNTTVAGILQYKLPHNHKTPLQIPPLPPFNATSVVANFSSKFRSLASPQFPANVPQSVDRKFFFTVGLGSNPCPKNQTCQGPNGSMFAASMNNVSFTNPNTVALLQTYFSGRNNGVYTTDFPASPLEPFNYTGMPPNNTRVSNGTKTVVLPFNATVEVVLQDTSILGAESHPLHLHGYNFFVVGQGFGNFDPQKDPAKFNLVDPVERNTVGVPSGGWAAIRFRADNPGVWFMHCHFEVHLSWGLKMAWIVLDGELPGQRLPPPPADLPAC is encoded by the exons ATGAACAAATTATCCCTGCATTTCCATGGGCTAcctttctctctcacattacAACTCATGGCCTCTCCAATCCCCCCATTCctcttttctctcttcatctttatGCATCTTGGCTTCTCGGTCGAAGGCATTACCCGGCACTACACGTTCAAT GTGCAGCTCCATAATGTGACCAGATTGTGCAAGACTAAGACCATTCTGACCGTGAACGGGAAGTTTCCTGGGGCTCCGGTTGTTGCAAGGGAGGGCGACCGCGTTGTGATCAACGTGACCAACCACGTATCCAACAATGTCAGCTTCCACTG GCACGGGATTAGGCAGCTGTTGAGTGGGTGGGCAGATGGGCCGGCATACGTGACCCAATGCCCAATCCAGACGGGGCAGAGCTACGCCTACAATTTCAGCATCACAGGGCAGAGAGGAACCTTGTGGTGGCATGCTCACATCTCATGGCTCAGAGCCACTCTCCATGGTCCTCTCATAATCTTACCATTCAAGAACACTTCCTATCCTTTCCCCAAACCCCACAAAGAAGTTCCAATAATCTTCG GAGAGTGGTTCAATGCTGATACAGAGGCAGTCATAAGCCAGGCTCTAAAGACAGGCGGCGGCCCCAACGTCTCCGATGCATACACCATCAACGGACTCCCCGGCCCCTTGTACAACTGCTCTGCCAACG AAACATTCAAACTGAGGGTGAGGCCAGGGAAGACATACCTTCTCCGAATGATCAACGCTGATCTCAACGACGAACTCTTCTTCAAAATCTCCAACCACACGTTCACCGTGGTCGAAGCAGACGCAGTCTACGTGAAGCCATTCGAGACCGACATAATAGTGATCGCGCCAGGGCAGACCACCAACGTCCTGCTCAAGACCAAGACTAACCCTTCCGCAACCACCTTCTACATGGCCGCCAGCCCTTACTTCACCGGCCAAGGCACCTTCGACAACACCACCGTCGCCGGAATCCTCCAATACAAACTCCCTCACAATCACAAAACCCCCCTCCAAATCCCGCCCCTCCCCCCTTTCAACGCCACCTCCGTCGTGGCCAACTTCAGCAGCAAGTTCCGCAGCCTCGCGAGCCCCCAGTTTCCGGCCAACGTGCCACAAAGCGTGGACAGAAAGTTCTTCTTCACGGTGGGGCTGGGGAGCAACCCCTGCCCCAAGAACCAGACATGTCAGGGGCCGAACGGGTCCATGTTCGCGGCCTCCATGAACAACGTCTCCTTCACGAACCCCAATACGGTGGCGCTCCTGCAGACTTACTTCTCCGGCAGAAACAACGGCGTCTACACCACGGATTTCCCGGCCTCGCCCTTGGAGCCGTTCAACTACACGGGCATGCCGCCGAACAACACGAGAGTGAGCAACGGGACGAAGACGGTGGTGCTGCCGTTCAACGCGACGGTGGAGGTGGTGCTGCAGGACACGAGCATTCTCGGGGCGGAGAGCCATCCGCTCCATCTCCATGGATACAACTTCTTTGTCGTCGGGCAGGGATTCGGCAACTTCGACCCGCAAAAGGACCCGGCAAAGTTCAACCttgtggaccccgtggagaggAACACCGTGGGCGTGCCGTCGGGAGGCTGGGCTGCCATCCGCTTCAGGGCTGATAATCCAG GTGTTTGGTTCATGCACTGCCATTTTGAGGTGCATTTGAGCTGGGGTTTGAAGATGGCGTGGATTGTGTTGGACGGAGAATTACCAGGACAGAGACTGCCTCCGCCGCCGGCTGATCTTCCTGCCTGTTGA
- the LOC121811491 gene encoding zinc transporter 2-like, giving the protein MPSFNSTFLLTLLFLLLQFSEIRGHGGGDDDHDTNAASGDKGGLHEKGLVLVKIWCLIIMFVTTFVGGVSPYFYRWNESFLLLGTQFAGGVFLGTALMHFLSDSTSTFGELTDKEYPFSFMLASAGYLITMLADCAVSHVVSGSQKETRVDVEGAGKEEEVEHHPVFVKTTSVGDTILLILALCFHSIFEGIAVGVADRKADAWRNLWTISLHKIFAAVAMGIALLRMIPKRPFLATVAYSFAFAISSPVGVGIGIALDATSQGRGADWTYAISMGVACGVFVYVAINHLIAKGFKPQNKCYFDTPFFKFLAVLLGVALISVVMIWD; this is encoded by the exons ATGCCTTCTTTTAACTCAACTTTCTTGCTCACTCTCCTTTTCCTCCTCCTCCAATTCTCCGAGATCAGAGGCCACGGTGGCGGCGACGATGACCACGACACCAACGCAGCCTCGGGCGACAAGGGGGGTCTGCACGAAAAAGGGCTGGTTCTGGTGAAGATTTGGTGTCTGATAATCATGTTCGTGACCACTTTCGTCGGAGGCGTGTCACCGTATTTCTACCGATGGAACGAGAGCTTTCTGCTGCTCGGGACTCAGTTCGCCGGCGGCGTATTCTTGGGAACTGCTCTCATGCATTTCTTGAGCGATTCCACCTCCACTTTTGGAGAGCTTACTGATAAAGAGTATCCGTTTTCATTCATGCTGGCCTCCGCTGGCTATCTTATCACTATGTTGGCTGACTGTGCGGTCTCTCACGTCGTCAGCGGGAGCCAGAAGGAGACCCGAGTCGACGTCGAAGGCGCAGGCAAAGAGGAGGAGGTGGAGCACCAccctgtttttgtgaagactaCTTCTGTTGGTGACACTATTCTTCTTATACTTGCATTGTGCTTCCACTCCATTTTTGAGGGCATTGCTGTTGGAGTTGCTG ATAGGAAAGCCGACGCATGGAGAAATCTATGGACGATTTCACTCCACAAGATCTTCGCTGCAGTTGCGATGGGGATTGCACTTCTAAGGATGATCCCGAAGAGGCCATTTCTAGCAACCGTGGCATACTCGTTTGCCTTCGCCATCTCAAGCCCTGTGGGAGTCGGGATAGGCATCGCCCTTGATGCCACGAGCCAAGGCCGGGGTGCTGACTGGACTTATGCCATCTCAATGGGCGTCGCTTGTGGAGTTTTCGTGTACGTAGCCATAAACCACTTGATAGCCAAAGGGTTCAAACCTCAAAACAAGTGCTACTTTGATACTCCCTTCTTCAAGTTCTTGGCTGTGCTACTAGGTGTTGCACTTATATCAGTTGTAATGATATGGGACTAG
- the LOC121811490 gene encoding E3 ubiquitin-protein ligase RDUF2-like, protein MDSPPPPPPSPSFWCYQCTRIVAVASEEAVVCPHCRGGFIQSVDPTDFSPDHPRRFASPRRPRRRNAASFNPLIVLRNASESDSPSSEGRRSYDLYYDDGSGTGIRPLPSSMSESLLGSGFEVMLDRLSQIGFSLWARPENPPASKHAVASLPEVQIQACHVEAEAHCAVCTDPFALGSGAREMPCKHIYHADCIFPWLDLHNSCPVCRHELPVDEADGVSGQSGAVGLSIWRLPGGGFAVGRFVGGGEGEMPAVYSEVEGSLSLTAGVPRGIEWGPWVRRRRGGVFRRFLGNLGSIFRRGRTGSGSGSGSGSGSANGAPLRRTVSLRDSEPGSGESVFRRYVVRRDRSTASIPINEQ, encoded by the coding sequence ATGGATTcacctccgcctcctccgccctCTCCCTCTTTCTGGTGCTACCAGTGCACCAGAATCGTCGCCGTCGCCTCCGAAGAAGCCGTCGTCTGTCCCCACTGCCGCGGCGGATTCATCCAGTCCGTGGACCCCACCGATTTCTCCCCCGACCACCCCCGCCGATTCGCCTCCCCGCGCCGCCCCCGCCGCCGCAACGCCGCCTCGTTCAACCCGCTGATAGTCCTCCGGAACGCCTCGGAGTCGGATTCTCCGTCGTCCGAGGGGCGGCGGAGCTACGATCTCTACTACGACGACGGGTCGGGCACGGGGATCCGGCCGCTGCCGTCGTCCATGTCGGAGTCGCTGCTCGGATCCGGATTCGAGGTGATGCTGGACCGCCTCTCGCAGATCGGGTTCAGCCTGTGGGCCCGGCCAGAGAATCCGCCGGCGAGCAAGCACGCGGTGGCGTCGCTGCCGGAGGTGCAGATCCAGGCCTGCCACGTGGAGGCCGAGGCGCACTGCGCCGTGTGCACGGATCCGTTCGCGCTCGGGTCCGGGGCGCGCGAGATGCCCTGCAAGCACATCTACCACGCCGACTGCATATTCCCGTGGCTCGACCTCCACAACTCGTGCCCGGTCTGCCGCCACGAGCTGCCCGTCGATGAGGCGGACGGTGTTTCCGGTCAATCCGGGGCGGTGGGGCTCTCGATCTGGCGGTTGCCCGGCGGCGGATTCGCCGTGGGGAGATTTGTTGGGGGAGGGGAGGGGGAGATGCCGGCGGTATATTCGGAAGTGGAAGGGAGTCTCAGTCTCACCGCCGGCGTGCCGAGGGGAATTGAGTGGGGGCCGTGGGTGCGGCGGCGGAGAGGCGGTGTTTTCCGGCGTTTTCTCGGTAATTTAGGATCGATTTTTCGCAGGGGGCGCACGGGTTCGGGTTCGGGTTCGGGTTCGGGTTCGGGTTCGGCAAACGGAGCTCCGTTAAGAAGGACTGTGAGTCTACGGGATTCGGAGCCGGGTTCGGGCGAATCGGTTTTCAGGAGGTATGTGGTGAGGAGGGATAGGAGCACAGCATCCATACCCATCAATGAGCAATAG